The Opitutaceae bacterium nucleotide sequence AGGTAACCCACGCCCAGTCGGGCACGCTGGTGCATCCGCATCCGGGTCACATCGTGGCCCTGGATAGTGACTTTGCCTTCGGTCGACCGGATCAGGCCGACTATCATGTAGAAAGTGGTGGTCTTGCCTGCTCCGTTGGGTCCGAGCAGGCCGACGATCTCGCCTGCCTTGACGTCCAGGTTCACCCCGGAGACCACCCGGCGGGTTCCGAAGACCTTGACCAGGTTGCGTGCCTCGATCGAGGGGGTCTGTGCGGTGCGTTCAGTCACGTTTCCTCGGTCTCCGTGACAGGGGCCTCGTTTTTCTCGCTGGTTCTTGGCGCGTCGCCGGTGTCCGGTTGGGCTTCGGGTGGCGCTGGGGGTTCGACCACGTTGTTGTCGAACCCGAGATTCGGAAGGGCGGGGAGAATCACCCGGGCCGGGCCGGTGGCGCCTCCTTCGACGATCGCGCGCCGATCGCCGCGGAAAAAGGTGATGCGTTCCCCGGAGACGGTTCCCTGGGTGTCAGTGACCATCGGACTCTCGGTCAGGACGATCTTGTCCTGACCCGGCAGGACCTCGGCCCGGCCGGCGGTGGCCACCCGGCCTTCCTGCGAGATGGAGACGTTGCCGAGGGCGAGAATCTGACGGATACTGCCGATCTGGCCCACATTGGCCTCGAGGTCGCCGGTCCGGTCGGCATGGATTTCCAGGCGGTCGCAAGTGACGATCAGGTTGTTGCCGGTCAGTTTGACGTGATCGGAGAAGAGGAAGAAGGCCTTCTCGCCGTCATTCTCCATTTCGAGCCGGTCGCTAGAGATCACCGTTTCAGGGATGGACGGCTCATCCGCGGCCGGGGTTGCAGCGGTGATGGGAACGAATCCGGAGAAGGCGAGCAGAGCGGTCGCGGTGGCGAGAATGTGTTTCATTTCAGGATGTCTCCGATGCCTTCGAAGAAGGTCACCTCGACGTTGGTTTCGATGGACACTCGATCTTCGTTGCCGTGCCAAGTCCAGTTCTGTCCGGTGATTTTGAAATCCCGATTGGTGATAAGAATGCCGTTGTGCCCGACCGCCTTGTTTTCTGCGATGAGCACGGTGGCATCGGGACTGGTGATCTCGGTCTGCACCTCGCTGGAGGCATCCCCGGTGAAGAGCTGGATTTCCATCTCGACCAGGTCGACGTGATCCCCATCTCGGTAGATTCCCTTGGCCCCGCGCAGTTCCCAGGTGCGGTAGCCTTCGGGATTGAACATGGGCAGGCGGAAATTCTCGACCGGTGCATTCGGGATCATCTGGGCCAGAAGGACGGAATGAAGCGGGATGAGAATCATCGCGACAATGGCGAGTCCGAGGCAGATCACGACTCGGGGCTTCATGACCTTGTGCCCGGTCGGGCCCGGGGCAGAATCTGTTCGCAGACTTCGCGCACGGCGCCAAATCCGGCCGGGCGGGTGGTGATGGCATCGGCGGCCTCGACCGCAGCGGGCATGGCATCGGGCACCGTGATGCCGATTCCGGCCCAGCGGATCGCGTCCGCATCGATGTCGTCGTCGCCCATATAGCAGATGTTCTCCTGTTTGATCCCGAGTTGGGAAGCAAGATCCTCGAGAACCTCGCGCTTGTCGGTGCGCCCTTGGACAAGGTGGGTGATCTTGAGTTCCGTCGCCCGGCGGGTGGTGGCGCCGGATTCCCGCCCCGAGATCCAGGCGAGAATCACTCCCGCGTCCCGGAGCCGGACCAGGCCGAGTCCGTCCAGAATGGAGAATCGCTTGGTCTCGGATCCGTCGGAGGAAACGAGGATCGTGCCGTCGGTCAGGATGCCGTCGACGTCCATCGCGAAAAGGCGGATGGCGGCCCATCGCCTCGCCGGGAGATCCCCGGGACCCGGAGTGGCCGGGCCGACCGGTCGCCGGTCCGGTGCGCGTGAACTCAATCCATCCATTCGATCAGCCTGTCGGCGATGCGGTTGGCGGAGGGGCGGTAGGTTTCCTCCAGTTCCGGGGCGAAGGGGACGGGTGTATCCAATGAAGCAATACGAAGGGGCGGGGCCTCCAGGTCGAAAAACTTGTCCTCGACCAGGCGGCTGACCAACTCGGCCCCGAACCCGCAGGTCCGCCTCCCCTCATGGATGACGGCAAGACGGTGGGTCCGGTCGATCGACGCGGTGATCGCGCCAAGCTCGAGCGGGGCGATCGCCCGGATATCGAACAGGTCGAAGGTGTAGCCATATTCTGTTTCGAGAGTCCGGGCGGCCTGCTCCGTCTGGCCGACCATCTCCCCGTAGGTGACCAGGGTGGCGTGGAGCCCCGAGGCGACCTGTCGGGGGTGCCAGACGGAGAGGTAGTCGGGGTCGAAGCCGACCAGGCCCTTGCGGTTGCGATAGAGTTTCTTGTGCTCGAAGAGAAGGACGGGATTGGGGTCCTCGAAAGCGGCGAGCAGGGCATTGTAGGCGTCCTGTGGGGTGCTCGGGTAAAGTATCTTCAGTCCGGGGGCGTGGGCGTAGAGGGCTTCAAGGTCCTGGGAATGAAAGGAGCCGAAGGTGAGACCACCTCCGTTCGGAAGTCGGAGGACGAGGGGAACCGATGCGCCGGAGCGGAAGTGGTAGGTGCCGGCATTGAGCAGGATCTGGGTGGTGGCGTCGGTTGCGAAATCCGAAAACTGGAATTCAACGACCGGTCGGTGTCCGTTCAGGGCCAGGCCGGTCGCATAGCCGACCATGGCCGACTCCGCCAGGGGTGTGTTCAGGACGCGGCTTCGGCCGAATGCTTCGAACAAGCCGTCTGTCACCTTGAAGGCGCCACCGTAATCGGCGATGTCCTGGCCCATGATCAGCGACTCCGCACGTTCGGAGAGGATCTTCTTCAGGGCGCGGTTGATCGCCTGGGCCATGGTCAGTTCTTCCTTCTCCGTGGTCACTGTCCATGGTATCGGCCCGGTCGAAGGGGCGAGCACCTCCGCCGCGAAATCTCCGGGGAGGGGGCGGGCCACCTGCAGGGCGGTGGAGACGATATCCTCGAGGAAAGAGGAGTTCTCCTCTTCGATGGTCGCAACCGCGGCAATGGCTCCGGTGGTGGTCAGGCGCTCGCGCAGTCGTCGGAGAGGATCAAGCGGAGCCCAGCTTTCCGCTTCGCCGGGTTTGAGATAGGTGCAGGTGTCGTAGCAGGCATGGCCCCGCAGACGCAGGACGCGGGCTTCAATCAGCATGGGTCGGCCGGATTCGCGGACTTCGGCGATCGCGGCCGGCAGGACCTGCAGGCAGGCCTCCACGTCGGTTCCGTCAAGGGCCAGACCTTTCATGCCGTAGCCGGCCGCACGGGAGGAGAGATCCTTGACCCCGTATTGTTCGGAGACCGGTGTCGAGTAGGCGTAACCGTTGTTCTCGATGATGAAGAGGACAGGGATGCCGAGGACACTGGCCAGATTCATCGATTCATGAACGTCGCCGGTGCTGGTGCCGCCATCGCCCAGAAGGGCCACGCCGATGGCGGGAAGCCCTTTCCGGCGCTGGGAGTCGGTCCCTCCGACCACATTGGAGAGCATGGCCCCCAGATGGCTGATCATGGGATAACTCCGGTGGGCGGGGTCCCCGTGATGGGCGTTGCCCTCGCGTGCCTTCGTCGGGCTCTCGGCGTTG carries:
- a CDS encoding LptA/OstA family protein, whose translation is MKHILATATALLAFSGFVPITAATPAADEPSIPETVISSDRLEMENDGEKAFFLFSDHVKLTGNNLIVTCDRLEIHADRTGDLEANVGQIGSIRQILALGNVSISQEGRVATAGRAEVLPGQDKIVLTESPMVTDTQGTVSGERITFFRGDRRAIVEGGATGPARVILPALPNLGFDNNVVEPPAPPEAQPDTGDAPRTSEKNEAPVTETEET
- a CDS encoding HAD hydrolase family protein produces the protein MSSRAPDRRPVGPATPGPGDLPARRWAAIRLFAMDVDGILTDGTILVSSDGSETKRFSILDGLGLVRLRDAGVILAWISGRESGATTRRATELKITHLVQGRTDKREVLEDLASQLGIKQENICYMGDDDIDADAIRWAGIGITVPDAMPAAVEAADAITTRPAGFGAVREVCEQILPRARPGTRS
- a CDS encoding thiamine pyrophosphate-dependent enzyme, whose translation is MHFARMMDDRIFHLFRQGLIKGTVTGGQGNEGLTVPLALLLDKEIDVVSWTHRDLAGHLIWGGHPGDHLNQYLANAESPTKAREGNAHHGDPAHRSYPMISHLGAMLSNVVGGTDSQRRKGLPAIGVALLGDGGTSTGDVHESMNLASVLGIPVLFIIENNGYAYSTPVSEQYGVKDLSSRAAGYGMKGLALDGTDVEACLQVLPAAIAEVRESGRPMLIEARVLRLRGHACYDTCTYLKPGEAESWAPLDPLRRLRERLTTTGAIAAVATIEEENSSFLEDIVSTALQVARPLPGDFAAEVLAPSTGPIPWTVTTEKEELTMAQAINRALKKILSERAESLIMGQDIADYGGAFKVTDGLFEAFGRSRVLNTPLAESAMVGYATGLALNGHRPVVEFQFSDFATDATTQILLNAGTYHFRSGASVPLVLRLPNGGGLTFGSFHSQDLEALYAHAPGLKILYPSTPQDAYNALLAAFEDPNPVLLFEHKKLYRNRKGLVGFDPDYLSVWHPRQVASGLHATLVTYGEMVGQTEQAARTLETEYGYTFDLFDIRAIAPLELGAITASIDRTHRLAVIHEGRRTCGFGAELVSRLVEDKFFDLEAPPLRIASLDTPVPFAPELEETYRPSANRIADRLIEWMD